GCTACGGTGATATTCTCCAGACTGGAGTTAGAGATCGCACTGAGAGGAGAGCACACAGAGCGAGAAAAGATATTCAGATATACAGAAATTTGAAATTGACTGTAAATTGACGTGCATCCCACAGGATTTTTTCAGTATGGATACGCTATCAAACATCAGTCTTCCTGTAAAAGTGCTTTCACTGGATATTATTGAAGAGTACCTCATGTTTGTTGGGGCGGTTATGGCTCCCTGGAAAAGCCAGATACCAAGAACTGCATACACGTAGTAAACCACCTGGGTCAAACAGGACAGATGTGAGAtgattacaaacaataataatgactCAGATTAAAGAAGAAATACTTTAAGTCCGCTCTCTCACCAACAGAATTCCAGCAAATGCCCGTAAGTTTTTCACCAGGTCCACAAGAGTGCTGGCCACTACAGCCATCAACTAAACGGACAATTTTCAAAGGATAAATAGGTGAAAACTCTCAACACCTTGCAAAAAAGGTATTTGTTCAAATTTGTACTGATGTACAGTTATGTGACTCATACTTTAACAAAGAGTGATAAtataagacacatgaaaactgataaaagcaaggtcatcacataaaaagaatcatttttgaacttttcctaaatacatgtacaaatattactttattattgcttaaaagtgaatatgaactggttttctttgcagtatttgaggtctgaaaaataaagagcatcttttctgttattttgacctgtttctcccgaccgatcagttctgacttccatctcttttctactctttcaaaaaaaaaaaaacttagctctgtatactgtggtaggctacaTGAGACCCGTTTTTTATTgaacttatgctttttgttgtccttatgttgttccaattgcttccattgtttccctcatctgtaagttactttggataaaagcgtctgctaaatgaataaatgtaaatgttctccagttttcattttctgcaaaaaagcaatgttttatttgaaatttgggaggaatattattagtagttcaaagaattaaaggggtcatatggcggaagtacgtgtttttctgtgtctttggtgtgttataagttgcccgtgcatgtattagacacgtaaaattgcacaaatgaaagtgtgggaacaaaagatgcattctatctaaaagcgaatgctcacccagacttgcctgaaacgcctcgtgtaaccacaccccggcgaatctacgtaacttcgtaacatgatttgattaagaccgcccaaatctacacgtagttaaggtgggcgtaattgtaaatctcattgtatcgtctgtcagtacaattgctttggaacctgatgttccgaatatggtaagaggcgttacatttccgtgaaatgcttgcagtatttgaccaatcactacgcactggtgaactggccaatcatagcacacctcgcttttcagagccatgagctttgtaaaaaatctgcacgtttcagagaggcggggcaaagaggagatacaaacatgcacggtatgtggaaaatacaacattttttaaactttaaatggtgtatacacattgcgttacatctaaaacaaactataatattcgttttagccgcgtcatatgactcctttaataaaaaaatgatcatttttcctaaacacatgcctaaaaatagtacattttaaaatcagaaaaacggtCCCCGAAATGGTCTCTTAGATGTATTTATACTTCTTATTTCTTATGATAACAAAAGATCATAAAATCATaatcataaaaatatgtttaatattaaatatacctGTTGATGATGTCATGACATGAGGGTTAGTTTAGTCCATTTAAAAGATCAGAAAATAAGAACTGTGCATCCTATGTAACTGTAGTGTTGTGAGTTTAgcaaatttaatttatgttaggACTCTTGCTCACCTTGATTTCTGGAATTATCCTGAGGAAGCGGAAAACGATCAACATGTTGATCAATCGCACCATCTCCCACAATGACAGCATACGCTGTGACTCCGGATCCCtataacatcaataacatcaatTCATTTGAAGAACAACTTGAaagatgtttttgtgttaacAAATTTACAATATAGAGTAAATCATTACAATAGCTCAAACTCCACACACTTACACTTTAGTATCAGGAATCTTGTATGTGATGAATATGGCAATCTGAATCGcctgttgaacataaaagaacACAAAACCTCTAGCGGCAAAATAGTTTATAGGATTACTTTAAAATTCAAACACAAATTCAGAGGAAATATCTTACCAGCAGAAGAAAAGTGAGGAATCCATCAAATATGTTATTCCTATAAGACAGGTAACCTCTCCAACCGAAAGCCAGTATCTTCATTGACATCTCTATTAAATAGTACAGGATGAAAACACAGTTGATAATCTAAAAGACAAAAGACAAATTTGCATTAATTATTACGTTTTGCACAGAACTCTCTGTATCTTCTTATTGAAGACAAATTAAATTATGTCTGATTAATGCTAaaaatttatataataaaaaaatgttcttgagTGCCTTCATTAAATAACTTAAtcgataaaatattttttttatattggttttatgtaaaatatgcatGTTAGCATAATTGAATTTCATGAAGTTAAtgatgtaaaacaaaaacaagactcttAATCTGATTCAACTAAACAACATTGCATTAATTCAATTACGTGGAACCTGTTGACATAAAAAGGTTAATTAAGTTGaacatatcatttttttaagtgaagAGTTTAATAATTGAGATGTTGCTGTACCTCCACGTAGTAGTAATCTCTTTCTGATGCAGATTTCTCAGAATCCAGAACTAAGATAGTCTGCAGAAATACAAAGATATAAGAGATGAAACAGaatacacgcacacaaaaaCTGTTTGTGTCCAGTGTAAACAATGAAGGCAGTGGTACTCAACTTCAGAAGGCTGCATTTCAACCAGACACAAAGGGCCACAAGTtcttattaaaatatgaattttattttttgcacagACATTGAAACACGAACAGTTTCATTTGTTGGTGGAACCATAAACAAACTGACTTTAGGAGGCTAAGATTCCCCTATCAACACATAcgagggtttttttttttttgcaatacaATACAGCATGTAGCAGATTTAAATTTGACAGATGCATGGACttaatatttgatttatttagtgTTATTACTTTTCATTCACTTAacgcatattcattttgtataattttttattttacatttcaaatggCTAAAGACTGTTTCGGTTGATTTTAATACTTCAATGTAATAATTTAACTGCCCAAAAGACTTGTAGTTCTTATTTACCTTCCATAATTGTTGTTATCAAGTGTTGTTACATATACTGTCCACAAGATGTCCTCAttgcacattaaaaaaacaataactaCTTTTAGTTATAGTCTGAAGCCCTGTGAACTGAATGATTTTAGCAAAGTAGCCCCAGATATTTCACAATATGTTCCAAACCTTACATagactaatttaaataataataatatgttacttatatttaaggaaaataaaacaatgttatatgagcacttttatttgtttacaatgtATTTTGCTGTCATTacctttaaattaaacattaaatattaaattaaacttcCTTTATGATTAAACATAGAAGCTTAATCTTCTCGTTTTCTCTTCCTAATACAGTACCTCTGCTGTTACATCAGTTACATCACTTTTAGGGCTTTGTGAAACTCTGTAATCTATTTACATTGATAATAGTGTGTATGTAGGATGGTGTATGTGTTAAGGAAAAGGAAATCAGGCTTCTTACACAGATGCATAGGACATTAACCAGAGCAACAACATTTCCCAGCACTGTAATTGTGTAATGATTGTAAATACGCTGGATGTGCTGCAGGAGAGAGAAACTGTACTGTGGCTTCGGAGGATGCTGCACAACAAACACAATTTCATTGATAAATTTGCATGAAATGTAAACAACTTGAACAAATTACTTAATTGAACGGACTATATGTCACATTCTGAATTCAGccgaaagttaaaaaaaaaaagggaTGCAAACCTCTTTGATAAAGTCTTTATCGAGTTCATAGAACAGGTTCTGGAAGGCCTCGCCATTGATGTAGCCATCTGGGAACTGCTGAGCAGCctgagacacaaacacaaatcaagTCCAGTCCAGCACTGCTTGCTCACTTTATACAAACTGTCCGGAGATCTGTATCAACCTTAATGATGGCCGCTCTGTAGTAAGACTTCATATGGACTCTACCCATGACCTGCACAAACATGCGCACAGCCACCTGCTCCCTAAGGAAGTGATGTCATGAGGCATACAGCAGGCAAACAAGAAATACAATTGTTTAATATAACTAAAATTTTTGGGGTCAATGTAATGCCAATATTATTGTTAAAGAcggcatgaaatcaaaattgaaaaatcttatttttatgGAATGTTATTaacatagactgtataaaacagcCTGTGTCTAAAAGTGTCTGTGACGTCACCCATAGcttttttgaagcctaaagtgGGAGAAGCCAGCCGTTGCCGTCTTAGCAGCGCGTCACCCGCGCATCACTCCCGGCTTatcgaaaatgggcaaagaggcgggacgtggttGGAGGTGAGGTGCATGGCTGCTGAAACCACTTGTcttaattatgcagaattttaaggcttaatataagttaaatgGGTGAGTTTAAAAAATTCACCCCCCttacagttgtcatgaagggcaaaATTAGCTATATAGACCACAATCATTGTTTGTGTAAACATGctttttctgctgtaaagttggtcatgtttaacatgtttaacaaGTTGGTCAagtttaacatggggctcaatgagattttgctctcttttggagccagtctctagcggccagtcgatgaattgcagtttaaatcacttccgtgttggcttCACGAGAGAGATCGGAAGTTTGCCGCTTGGTTTTTACACAGCTTAGGGATTTATCtgtgcacttttttttattaatgtgccctcatcatttttaataaaaaatcttgACCTTCTCCCCCCCCCCGAAACGACTTCTCATCACTTCCTGTCACGAAGAATGGCGCAAGGGTGGAGCTTTCTTCACGAGGGGGTGCCGATGGTGAGTCcggtgtaatgccgagaaatgcacccctgccaaattatgcacccaccctccccacaatggttagggtgaggattaggtgttagggaataggttaggattaggattaggtgtggggaggggttagaattagccaatcggacatcgtgttattgaaggaggtgcagaatctggcaggggtgcatttctcggcacaacaccggtgaGGAATAATCCTCCCCAACTGGCTGCAAACTTGCATTCAAATCTGTCCCAATTTTGTTAGCAACGCCCATCTTCCAACGATTCGATTAGTTATCCATGTGGTACATCAAGTCCCGCCGAAGCCGTTTCACTACAACATACATCAcgatattgaaataaatacgATCgttacttccgtttcatgccgactttaagggTCAATGACTGAGATGTTGGAGGAAGATCTGATCTTACACATGGCCTTCAGCATGACTGCTGGTGTGTcctctccccggacagcacAGCACCTCGAACGCAGCCCGGATACCCAGACGTCTCCTCATAATAGATGTCTGGACTGACATCTAATAAAGCAGATGGGTGGAAATGAtacaataatttaatatttcaaaaacgaATTTCCATTTTGTGAGTGAACTACGGCCgtcatttgataaaaaaatatcatattcctaatgtaaaaacaacatgaatgTGAAAGTATGACACTCACCAGAAGATATCCTCTGAACTGATTATAAATAATAGCCGTCATTAAATTCATCAGCAAATATGTTCctagcaaaaacaaaaaagtcaatGTAATGCAGGTGCACAAAAACATCTTGTTTTGAGATTTATATGGCCATAAAAACGTAGTTAAGTGCCAAACAACTTACCAAACACACTAAAGAGTATGAAAAATATAGAATAGCCACGGTTCAGAGAGTAGGCAGGAATCATGACTGTtgacagagaaagagatgtTGAGTTTATACTTTAAAGACAGGAAGGCCATCAGTGTGTTTAAGACATTCAGATACCTGTGAAAGTTTAACACCCTCACAACAGGTCACAAGACACCATGTCATGTGCTTTTAGCAAATGACTCACAGACTTCTACTGCCATGAACCGGTGGAGTTGACAGGCAGTTTCGACACAGCGGTGGCAGAATGTGTCACTGAACTATCTGAATCTGCACCAGTCATTCAGAAACTCGCACCTTTTGAAAGAGCGTATGTTGCTGTCAAAGTGAAATGAACACATACCGTCAGGATTATTCGCTGTGGTGAGCAGAACCAGTAGAGACGAAAGGGCCTTTGGCATGTTTTTGAAGTATGTTTCCCATTCTCCATTCTTCTTAGGGTCCTACAAACACAttgacacaaaaacaaaaatcgtGAAGCTTGTCTTAGCAAACACCAGAAATAAATATGCCTGTTAGAGACACACCGAATCGTCTGCTTTAAAggtgagaaataaaaaagacaaggGTGTGATCAGTTATTACATCTGATTTGGCAAAGATCAGCATTCCAATCATAGTGAATAAGCAGAGATGCATGGCCAGAAGCAGGATGACACTGAAATGGACAAAAAAAACTATTGAAGTCAACATATTTCACAACTGTCAAATTACAATATAAACACGAAAGTGCCCACAAACTAGGAAGTGAAAATACTGAGTAtattaaaacgaaataaaaaaaagattgtttTACCTGGCTATCTCTGGAAGAGtccttttaatacattttaaagttttctTCATGAGGGAAGAGTTTTGCAGGAGGAAAAACGGCCGTATCAATCTCCTGACTCTTAAACTCTGCGGGTCACATGACAGGGTGACATCACAACATTAAAACTGCTTGTATATCTCAAGGCATGCTTAGGATTTTCAGCGTTAAATTGATTCCATGTTTAGGGTCACCGATGCTATAAATATTTCATGGTTTGTCAATGTTCCAAAAGGTCAGTCGCTGACTCACCTCATTGCACATCATGCTAACACTCAACATCCAGTCAATAACTGATGTTGCAATGACTATTGTGTAGCCAATCAGCCATTTATTCATACGAAACTCCTCCCATCCAATCAGATAGCTCTGCAGAACAAAACGGGCCTttcattaaaatacagtataatagcAAATTAAAGGCAGTCACATCACATTCATGCTGCCCTATTATCTTATATGCTACTTACAAAGTTAGCAGTAAAGTTGAAACAAAATAGGATTTACAGTACtattatagtaaataacacCTGCACATTTCCAGACTTCTACCTTCACAGTGACGTCCAGGATGAAGATACAAAGGCAAACCATCTCAATAGCCTCCGTCATTCCACACGGAGGTTCCCAGGGGTCAGGTTTGAAACGTATGTCAGAGGTGTAGGTCAGAGAGGAGGGTCTCTCAATGAAGGCCAGAGCCAGCACAACAGCGATGGTAAACCCCAGACACCTTCAAGAGAGAGTTTGGGAAAGCACTTCAAATAAGTTAGTCTACAGACtaagaaaacacatttagaCATTTAGACTTAGAGACACATTCAACTTTACATAAGCAGCTATATGCTGTCATGAATGTTGCATTAAAGGGATCTTTGTAcgctgtcatcattaactcaccctcaggtagtttcaaacctgtataaatgtctttgttccaatgaacacagagaaagatttttgtaagaatgttagcaatttgagttctgggacatcatccactaccatagtaggaaacaaaataagtattttttttgctctgttgaacacataatgagatattttgaagaatttagaaaaacaaagaatTCTCAGGCACCTTTtcctaccatttaattcttcctactatggtagtcaatgattgTAAAGACATATAATGTAGCACAAACATATTtcttaaacaaaacatttcaccAAAGCTGATGAGAGGATACAAGAACAGAAGTTTAATATGAAGGACATTTATAACTAAAAGTGGCTTTCAAAATTAAAGACAAAAATTATTTGTTCAAATTATTTAGGGTATCTATATGTGACAATAACAGCACATACAATAATTTAAACGCATTACTTAATTTGTAATACAAGATAAAccttacatttacagtaaagcACTTACAATTGGGCAAGGCACTACACTGGGataaaacaaattcatacaGTTTCGAAAGCTACACGACTTATCATGAATTTAGATGGACAGAATTGCTTACTAATCTTGTGGTGTTAAACCAAACAGGGATGTTGTGAAAGTATTCACCAAGCAATGTTTCATTCTATCCAGAGGAATTATGTTGGTATCAATTTACTATAAAAACACATCTTTGAATGTAAGAACTAAGTGCATTAGCAAAAGTATTCTGAAAATATCTATGCATTACTGTAAACCAAATTATTAGTTGCTTTTACAAACGAATAAAGCTGGATTACTCTACACGACTTTGTTTACTTACCACTGACATATACTGGAGTAGTACCATCTATATAACCGTAAAGATCCTGTGTCAACCCTGTGATTGATTGATCGATACTGTGGAAAACAGAAACAGGAAAGCGTAACACGGCATAGTAATACATCAAATAACTTTAAAGACGTTAACAAcagaagttttttgtttttacctgAATTGCATCTTCAATAAATACAACTGCCTGCTGGATATAGAGTTCTGCAtctttttaaaataagaaacacaaataaacagagTAACGTTTACAGTTAGgtaaaaaatatgaaacttaaactaaagaaaaatcctTAAAACTTGTTTTGAAAATCtcttataaatattaaatatatcctAGTTGTCACAGTCCCCGGCTGCAGTGCCCTCTAAAATTCACAAGAGGCCACTCTCCACATCACCCGGACTATTAAACAATGAGTCCAGGCAATGacttatgggaaatgtagtgatAGTGAATGATTTAAACCCAGTCATTCCTTgcttggttttgtgtttatgttacaGTTGCTTCCGTTCATTGTGGTCTATGGCATGCCCtggatgtttttttatatggTTTGGACTGTCTCGCTGGTTATGACATGTGACTACTCTCGGATTTGACTGGATTACCCCTTTAATAAAACTGCGTTTGGATCCTCACCTCTGAGCCTGTGCAATTCGTGACACTAGTAACATAATAATGACATAAAATGAGGGCTGTCAAAGTTAACGCATGccattatttttttcagattaaaggggccgcgttcttaaacgtgctgctgtgactcctgtcactaatgttaatcaaagaaaagaagaaatcaatgcgATTttgattcttctgtatttcatgtatttagcagtaaagactgtaaagtgtttgagaactttatttcttttctgtatatttcctacatgtTAGACAGGTAGGCAGGGCACACTTAATATAATGGgtttgattagtagaaaaaaagtatatatttaataaagacatcagttgcaaagccaacaatattagaatgttggctttcattcataaaataatgctgttaaagaaatgtgttgctgctacattcatttggagatgaactgtgaaattattagaatgtaaaagtatatttaaaaacatcaaagctGTGTGattagttaatttttttaatcgattgacagcactaaaataaacagtgtatgtttaatttcactacgTGTGCGAGTAATCACAGTTAATTGCTCAAAAAtgatgcgattaattgcaattaattttttatctattgacagccctacataaaatataacaaaatctgTAATCTAAACAGACCTCATGTAATATTGCCTCAAAGACATCACAACTGCATTAAACTGAAGACCTGATCACACAGACAAACTCTGTGTCAAAAGTTATTGGTTCTttctagggctgaaacgattcctcgagttatTAGAGTAATtctaatacaaaaaatcatcgaagcaaattttgttgcctcgaagctttgtttaatccatttaactacagtacacacggagcactgcgtttccccacggaccgttattactgacgcacagcccgctaaactctgttcatgttacagggctctcaagtctcacgcattcaccgtgagacacacgcattttagtctgttcacacgctcacacgtatgtctcatgctgatgaactgctattttacttagttttagtctattttgcgagtgaaacttgttttccggctgcattgagtccatcgaACTAGATTCGGACTAGTGTATGccaaatcctgttatttacacatgccatctgtctgttctgcatgtctgagtgaatgaactgcacagtttaacatgctacacgcgtgatgctcatgaatttgtctgcgtctgcgctgaataaggacatgaacttcacctccagagatgctctgagagtttatttcacgaacatgttattgtttgagtgaagaaacagacatactaaaaaatatgcgtcttccgacaacctgccaaaataaaagtcataggctatatattactatttaatagtaaaaaaaagaaactaaaactaatttatataaactaaatgcatcatgcataagctgaagttagttgtttacctttgaaattatactttcttttttattatagaatttaatatggcaatggaatgtacaaaatgggtttagttttcacagatattaatgtattcaatttcagcaataaaaactttaattgttctaaaaaggaaacaaattagttgttttactcattttaagagacctgtcttattttatcttgtatat
This region of Triplophysa rosa linkage group LG1, Trosa_1v2, whole genome shotgun sequence genomic DNA includes:
- the tpcn2 gene encoding two pore channel protein 2 → MEEEPLLTESINQGSGDYGSHDNGHEDSLRSTGPSHSATEEDAELYIQQAVVFIEDAIQYRSINHRVDTGSLRLYRWYYSSICQWCLGFTIAVVLALAFIERPSSLTYTSDIRFKPDPWEPPCGMTEAIEMVCLCIFILDVTVKSYLIGWEEFRMNKWLIGYTIVIATSVIDWMLSVSMMCNESLRVRRLIRPFFLLQNSSLMKKTLKCIKRTLPEIASVILLLAMHLCLFTMIGMLIFAKSDDPKKNGEWETYFKNMPKALSSLLVLLTTANNPDVMIPAYSLNRGYSIFFILFSVFGTYLLMNLMTAIIYNQFRGYLLMSVQTSIMRRRLGIRAAFEVLCCPGRGHTSSHAEGHVEQVAVRMFVQVMGRVHMKSYYRAAIIKAAQQFPDGYINGEAFQNLFYELDKDFIKEHPPKPQYSFSLLQHIQRIYNHYTITVLGNVVALVNVLCICTILVLDSEKSASERDYYYVEIINCVFILYYLIEMSMKILAFGWRGYLSYRNNIFDGFLTFLLLAIQIAIFITYKIPDTKVDPESQRMLSLWEMVRLINMLIVFRFLRIIPEIKLMAVVASTLVDLVKNLRAFAGILLVVYYVYAVLGIWLFQGAITAPTNMSAISNSSLENITVAFTMDCGSFEQLEYWPNNFDDFASSLVLLYNIMVVNNWHVFTDAYTRYTTEWSLVYFVAWWLTSSVMWVNLFVALILENFTYKWDRSNSLSVAEVERIAYQSTVQLMFREQVQEPTEEEIRAMLQQHPHLHLAW